The Actinomycetota bacterium genomic interval CGTCGATTACGGCATGGGCAATCTCCGCAGCGTGGAGAAGGCCTTCTCCTTCCTCGGCCACGAGGTTGCGGTGAGCGGCGACCCCGAGGAGGTCGCGGCGGCCGCGGGTGTCGTCCTCCCTGGCGTGGGGTCTTTCGGGGACGCCATGAAGGAATTGCGGAGGCGGCGCCTCCTGGCTTGTGTAGAGGAGGCCGTGCGGGGCGGCCGGCCCTTCCTCGGGATCTGCCTGGGTTACCAGTTGCTGTGCGAGGAGAGCGAGGAGAGCCCGGGCGTGAGCGGACTGGGCGTGCTCCCGGGTCGCGTGCTCCGGTTCCCGCCGAGCGTCAAGGTGCCGCACATGGGCTGGAACGACGTCAGGGCGACCAGGGATCATCCCGTCCTTGCGGGAGTGGAGGACGGCTCCTTCTTCTACTTCGTCCACTCCTTCTACGTGGTGCCTGAACGGCGGGAAGACGTGCTCACCACCACCGAGTACGGCCCGACCTTCGCCTCCGGGGCCGCCTTCGGGAAGGTGGTCGCTTTCCAGTTCCACCCGGAGAAGAGCTCGCAGGCAGGTCTGCGCATCCTGGACAACTTCGCACGCTGGTGCACCGGGGGGTGACGAGACGTGTTCCGCATCTATCCCGCGGTGGACATCAAGGAGGGGAGGTGCGTGCGCCTTCTGCGGGGCGAAATGGACAGCGAGACCGTATACGGCGAGCGGCCGTGGGAGATGGCCCTGCGCTGGCAGGCGGAAGGCGCCTCCTACCTGCACGTCGTGGACCTGGACGGCGCGGTTAGCGGCAGACCGGTGAACCTGCGCTCCGTGAGGGAGATACTGGAGAGGGTGAGGATCCCGGTGCAGGTAGGAGGGGGAGTGCGCACAAGGGAGGACGTGGAACGCCTCCTCGATATGGGCGCCAGCCGTGTCATACTGGGCACCCGCGCCCTTGCCGAACCCGCCTTCCTCGCGGAAATGGTGGACTCGTTCGGGGAGAGGGTCATCCCCAGCCTCGACACCCGCGGCCGGGAGGTGGCGGTGAGCGGCTGGACCGCCTCCCTGCGGGTGCCCTTCGCCACGCTGCTGCGGGAACTGGTGGATTGCGGCGTCAAGAGGCTCATACATACCGATATCCGCAAGGACGGCACCCTCGCCGGTCACGGCGCAGGAATCCCCGGCGAGCTGCTGGGCCTCGGCGTGGGCATCATCGCCGCGGGGGGCATAAGCAGCCTGGAAGACCTGCAGGCGTTGAAGCGGCTTTCCGCGCAAGGCGTGGAGGGCGCCGTGGTGGGAAAGGCGCTTTACGCTGGGGTGCTTTCCCTCCCGGATATACTGGGACTCGAGGAGGCATGAGGTGTGGCCATCCATACAGTTCATGACGGACACACGGAAGCGAGGTAAGGAGGACTCATGCATACCAAGCGTATCATCCCCTGCCTGGACGTGGACAAGGGACGGGTGGTGAAGGGCATAAACTTCGTGCGCCTGAGGGACGCGGGCGATCCGGTCGAGCTGGCATCCGTTTACGACAGGGAAGGCGCCGACGAACTCGTCTTCCTGGACATCACCGCTTCACACGAGGGCAGGGAGCTGGTCTTCGACATGGCCGCGAGGGTGGCGGAAAAGGTCTTCATCCCCTTCACGGTTGGGGGCGGCATACGCGGCAAGGACGACATCAGGCGCATGTTGGCCACCGGCGCCGACAAGGTGTCCCTGAACACGGCGGCGGTGGAGGATCCCTCCCTCGTCTCGGCGGCCGCCGGGAAATTCGGTTCACAGTGCGTGGTGGTGGCCATAGATGCCAGGCGCAGGTCGCGGAACTCGTGGGAGGTCTACACGCACGGGGGAAGGAAGGCCACCGGCCTTGACGCGGTGGAGTGGGCCCGGCGCGTGGAATCGCTGGGAGCGGGGGAGATACTCCTAACCAGCATGGACAGGGACGGGACCCGTGACGGCTACGATATAGAACTCACCGGAGCCGTGGCGGACGCGGTGAACCTCCCGGTGATCGCCTCGGGAGGAGCGGGAAGCCTGGAACACCTCGCGGAGGTCATCCTCGAGGCCGGCGCCGACGCGGTGCTCGCGGCATCCATATTCCATTTCGGCGAATACAGCATCAGGGAGGCCAAGGAGTACCTGAGGAGCAGGGGCATCCCCGTGCGCCTATGAGAAAGGCGGGATTTTACCCGCTGTTTACAGGATGACACGTCTTGTGATAGAAATAATGCCTATAGCGGGAGCTTGCATCCATGTGATGTAATTGGTAAGCCGGAAAACGGAAAGGTAAGGGGGGTTGAGGAGTTGAAAAAAACAAGCAGACTCGCGATCCTGGTCGTGGCCGCAATGCTCGTCGTCTCGCTCCTGTCCGTCACGGGGTGCGGCGCCAAGGAGGAGGCAGAGAAGAAGCCCATTAAGATAGGGGTGGTACTCTCCGAGAGCGGCGCCAACGAGCCCCTGGGCAAGCCGGAACGCAACGCCATCGAGCTCTACGTGAAAAGGCTCAACGCTAACGGCGGCATCAACGGCCACCCGGTGGAGGTGATCATCAAGGACGACCAGAGCGATTCGAACAAGGCCCAGCAGGCGGCCATTGAGCTCCTGGAGCAGGAGGAAGTGGTGGCGCTCATCGGATCGAGCGGCACGGGACCCACCCTGGCCATGAAACAGGAGGCGACCAAGAGAGGAGTGCCACTCGTATGCATGGCTGCCGGCGCCAACATCATGGAGGGCGATTTCACCTGGGTCTTCCGCACCCCTCCCACGGCGACGGAGGCGGGCAAGAAAGCCCTCGCCTACATAGCCGAGGACCTGGGCGTCAAGAAGGTGGGGCTGCTCTACGACACGAATCCTTTCGGTACGGACGGCAAGGCGGTGGTTGAAGCCGAAGCCGGCAGATTCGGGCTGGAGGTGGTGGCCTCCGAGGGCTACGGGACCAACGACTCGGAGGACACCATGGACACCCATCTCACCAACATCATGACGGCCAAGCCCGAGATCATACTGGTCTGGGGCACCAACCCCGGGCCGGCCATCATAGCCAAGCGCATGAAGGATAAGGGTATAAAGGTTCCTTACGTGGGCAGCCACGGTATCGCGAACCAGCAGTTCATCCAGCTTGCCGGAGAGGCCGCCAACGGCGTCGTGTTCCCGGCGGGCAAGATGCTCATCTACGATAAGGTCCTCGAGCCCGGCTCCGAGGAATACGAATTCATCAAGGACTTCGACCAGGCTTACCAGGAGGAGTACGGCCAGCCCATCAACACCTTCGCGGGACACGGGTGGGACGCCATCCTCATCATCACCGAGGCCTTGAAGAGGGCGGGCGCCGACGCCACTCCCGCGGAGCTGAGGGACGAGATCGAGAAGACGCAGGGACTGGTGGGCACGGCCGGGATATTCAACTACTCTTCCAAGGACCATAACGGCCTCTCTCCGGATGACCTGGTGATGGTGGAAATAATCGGCTCCAAATGGGAGCCGGTGAAGAAGTAACACCCGCGCTTCTTTTACAACGGCAGGGAGGCTGGACCCACTCCAGCCTCCTTTTCCGTTGCGGCGAGAGAAAGTTGGGGACGGGAGCTTGGTAAAACGGTATATTTATGGCATGCGCCACGGCCGCGGGTCGCCCACGAGACGGACCCGTGACGAGGTCACTGCGAGCGAGCGGCAGGAAAGGAGAAACCCGGCGGCGGCAGCGATCACGGACTGCCCTCGAAGTACCTTTTCCAGGAGCCGGGTTCGGACGGAGGGAGCAAGACGGTATGCTGGATTTCCTGCGTAACTGCCCCCAGTACCTGGCCAACGGCATGGCCAACGGGTGCATCTATATCCTGGTGGCCATGGGCTTCAACATCATCTACAACTCCACGGGGATCATCAATTTTGCCCAGGGAGAATTTTCCATGTTCGGAGGCCTCTTCGCCTACGCCTTTGCCGTTTCCGCCGGACTGCCGTTGCCCCTGGCGTTGTTGCTGGCAATCGCCGGGGCGGCCTTCATCGGCGCATGCATGGAGAGGTTGATGATATACCCGCTGCGCAGGGCGAGCGTGCTCACCGCCATCATCGCCACCATAGGGGCGTCCATATTCTTCAAGTCACTGGGAAGGGTGCTGTGGCCCAACGAGGCTTACAAGGTGCCGGAATTCACTCCCGGTAATATAACCCTTCCGGGGGCGACGGTACCCCGCCAGTTTTTCTGGGTGCTGGGACTGACTGCGGTTGCCGTCGCGCTGGTCTATTTCTTCTTCAGCCGCACCAAGGCAGGAAGGGCCATGCGCGCCTGTTCCGTCAACCGCCAGGCCGCCTCCCTGGTAGGCATCGACGTCTCCCGCATGTCCTTCTATTCCTTTCTCCTTGCCGCCGCCCTGGGGGGGACGGCTGGACTTGCCAACGCTCCCTACGCCAGCTATTCCATAGGCCTGGAGTTGGGAGTGAAGGGCTTTACGGCCGCAGTGGTGGGAGGCCTGGGCAACACCTTCGGGGCCGTCACCGGAGGCCTGGTCCTCGGCCTGCTCGAGGAACTCATCCCCGGCTTCCTGACCGTGGTCCTCGGGGTCTCCACCGGCTACAAGGGGGCGGTGGCATCCGTAATGCTCATCCTGGTGCTCCTCCTTCGCCCCCAGGGGATCCTGGGGAAGGGTATGGTGGAAAAGGTGTGAGCCGGCATGGGGGAAATGCGCAACGAGAAGCGGGGCGATGAGACCGACGGGGGACCTCGTCTTAAGACTTCCCTCATACGCAGCGCGCTGTCGCTCGCCCGTCGTCACCTTGTATTCCTCTCCCTCATGTTGTTCATCATCGTGATGCCCTTCTGGGCCAAGCCCCTCTCCAGGCCGCTGGGCATCCCCCTGGTGATGGTCATGCGCATGGTGGGCATATATACCATCGTGGCCGTGGGCCTCAACATGCTCATGGGC includes:
- the hisH gene encoding imidazole glycerol phosphate synthase subunit HisH, which gives rise to MIIVVDYGMGNLRSVEKAFSFLGHEVAVSGDPEEVAAAAGVVLPGVGSFGDAMKELRRRRLLACVEEAVRGGRPFLGICLGYQLLCEESEESPGVSGLGVLPGRVLRFPPSVKVPHMGWNDVRATRDHPVLAGVEDGSFFYFVHSFYVVPERREDVLTTTEYGPTFASGAAFGKVVAFQFHPEKSSQAGLRILDNFARWCTGG
- the hisA gene encoding 1-(5-phosphoribosyl)-5-[(5-phosphoribosylamino)methylideneamino]imidazole-4-carboxamide isomerase — encoded protein: MYPAVDIKEGRCVRLLRGEMDSETVYGERPWEMALRWQAEGASYLHVVDLDGAVSGRPVNLRSVREILERVRIPVQVGGGVRTREDVERLLDMGASRVILGTRALAEPAFLAEMVDSFGERVIPSLDTRGREVAVSGWTASLRVPFATLLRELVDCGVKRLIHTDIRKDGTLAGHGAGIPGELLGLGVGIIAAGGISSLEDLQALKRLSAQGVEGAVVGKALYAGVLSLPDILGLEEA
- the hisF gene encoding imidazole glycerol phosphate synthase subunit HisF; the encoded protein is MHTKRIIPCLDVDKGRVVKGINFVRLRDAGDPVELASVYDREGADELVFLDITASHEGRELVFDMAARVAEKVFIPFTVGGGIRGKDDIRRMLATGADKVSLNTAAVEDPSLVSAAAGKFGSQCVVVAIDARRRSRNSWEVYTHGGRKATGLDAVEWARRVESLGAGEILLTSMDRDGTRDGYDIELTGAVADAVNLPVIASGGAGSLEHLAEVILEAGADAVLAASIFHFGEYSIREAKEYLRSRGIPVRL
- a CDS encoding ABC transporter substrate-binding protein gives rise to the protein MKKTSRLAILVVAAMLVVSLLSVTGCGAKEEAEKKPIKIGVVLSESGANEPLGKPERNAIELYVKRLNANGGINGHPVEVIIKDDQSDSNKAQQAAIELLEQEEVVALIGSSGTGPTLAMKQEATKRGVPLVCMAAGANIMEGDFTWVFRTPPTATEAGKKALAYIAEDLGVKKVGLLYDTNPFGTDGKAVVEAEAGRFGLEVVASEGYGTNDSEDTMDTHLTNIMTAKPEIILVWGTNPGPAIIAKRMKDKGIKVPYVGSHGIANQQFIQLAGEAANGVVFPAGKMLIYDKVLEPGSEEYEFIKDFDQAYQEEYGQPINTFAGHGWDAILIITEALKRAGADATPAELRDEIEKTQGLVGTAGIFNYSSKDHNGLSPDDLVMVEIIGSKWEPVKK
- a CDS encoding branched-chain amino acid ABC transporter permease, with the translated sequence MLDFLRNCPQYLANGMANGCIYILVAMGFNIIYNSTGIINFAQGEFSMFGGLFAYAFAVSAGLPLPLALLLAIAGAAFIGACMERLMIYPLRRASVLTAIIATIGASIFFKSLGRVLWPNEAYKVPEFTPGNITLPGATVPRQFFWVLGLTAVAVALVYFFFSRTKAGRAMRACSVNRQAASLVGIDVSRMSFYSFLLAAALGGTAGLANAPYASYSIGLELGVKGFTAAVVGGLGNTFGAVTGGLVLGLLEELIPGFLTVVLGVSTGYKGAVASVMLILVLLLRPQGILGKGMVEKV